The Fimbriimonadaceae bacterium nucleotide sequence AAGTCGTTCACCAAACGGTGGAGGATGAAGGCGCGCAGGGCGACCTCGCGCCGCACGGGGTCCACGCCGAGCTTGCGAGCAAGTAGATAGACGTTCGCGGCGGGGATCGTGGTCCCCATCGTGTTGCCGGCCGTGTTCCAGCCTGCATAGGCGAGAACGCGCGAGGAGCGGCCCTCGTCGGTCAATGCGCGGAACACGCGCTCGTCGCCGGTCCCGCTTGAGCCCAAGTTCACGTCCGCGACAGCCACAGGCATCCCTTGGTCCACCTCGCTCTTCAGCGAGCCGAGGAACGCGTCCAGCGCGAACTCGCGCGGGTCGGGCGTGTTCACGTAGAGGGAATAGTCGAAGCTCTCGCCCTGCCGGGCCACCCGCGCCCCCGAGGAGGCGATCTGCTCCATCAGTGAGTTGTCGATCGTGTCCGACTCGTAGAACGCGACCTTCTGACGTCCCGCCTCGTCCGCATAGACCACGCGGACGACCGGTGACCATTGCGCCGCCTGGACCAGCGCCCGTGAAAGGAGCAGGTTGCCGATCTGGTCGATTCCCTCGGCAAAGGTCGTCCGGTCCCGCACGCCGAGGTTGGTCGCCATCGCCTTGAGGCGGGCCGTCTCGGGGACGTGAGGGCCGGTCGGCCGAGCGTCGTCCTGGCCGAACACGGCATAGTCGAACACCCCGAAGTTCGTCATGCGCACCAGCTCTTGCTGGATGCGGTGGTCGCGGTCGCGGATCACGTCGTAGCGCTCGATCTCCCCGGCGGGGATCCGCTCCTTAAGGTTCTTCAGGCTTTGAAGAAGGTTCTTATCGCCGCTCGTGCGATGGGCCTCGCGCAATTCGACGTATCGGGCCAGGTCGAGCCGCCACTTCGAGGCGGTGCGCGTCGCGGTCGGCGCAAGCCGCATCAGCGTGCTGAACGCATAGACCCGCGTGCCCGGGGCGGTCTTCCGGATCCTCCACCAGTCGCGCAGGCGCTTGATAGCGAGGTTATAGCTTGTGCGGTCGGTGCGCGAAGCGATCAGACCACCATAGGCGATCATGTCCGTGTTCAGGATGACCGCCTCGTACCCAGCCATGCGGGGCCCCAGCCACTCAATGATCTGCTCCGGGCGCCCGGGCTGGGTGAAGCGGCCGAGCAACTCGGCCGGAGGGGTCTCGACCGTGACTCCCGCGAGCTCGCCGATCATCTGCGCGAACTGAGTCGTCGCAGGGCGGTCGTCCAGCGGGACCAACAGCACGCGCCGCTCTGCGCGGGCGTCCTGCTGGCCGCCCGCCATCGCCGCCGCCGCCAGGCATCCGAGGGCCAGGGACAAGAAACGGCGGCGCATAGGGAGACAGAAGAATACCATTGCTGGCCTAGGCGTCTTGCCCTCTATACTGGACGGCCTCGGAGAGATGTTCGCGTCGCACGTCCTCGCTCGACGCGAGGTCGGCGATGGTCCGCGCGACTTTCAGCACCCGGTCGTAGACGCGGGCGGAGAGGTTTAGGCGCCCCGCCACGAGCTTCATAAACTCGGCGCAGTCTGGGTCCAGGTGGACCGCCGCCTTCACCTCTCGCGGCGTCATCTTTGCGTTGACCTTCGCCTTGCCGAAGCGCTGGTTCTGGCGTTCGCGCGCGGCGGCGACGCGCTCGCGGAGTTTCTCGCTCGGCTCGCCTCCCGGCTTCCCGATCAGCTCCTCCGGGCGGAGCCTCGGCACGGTCAGGTGCAGGTCGATGCGGTCGATCAGCGGCCCGCTAATCTTGCTCGCGTAGCGTTCGCAAGAGGCCCCGCCGATGCACTTCGCCTCCGGATACCCCTTATAGCCGCAGGGGCAGGGGTTCATCGCCCCGATCAGGATGCACTCCGCGGGGAAGTCGAGCGAGGCGGAGACCCGGCTGACGCTCACCACTCCGTCTTCCAGCGGCTGCCTAAGGGCCTCCAGCACGTCCCGGTCGTACTCTGGCATCTCGTCCAGGAAGAGGACCCCCAGGTGCGCCATGCTGATCTCGCCCGGCTTCGGGTTCTTGCCGCCGCCCACGAGCGCGGCGTAGCTGGTCGTGTGGTGGGGCGAGCGGAAGGGCCGCTCCCAGACCAGCCCCTCGCGACCGGACTTGATTCCACACGCGCTGTGGATGCGCGTCACCTCGATCGCTTCCGGCAGCGTTAGCGGCGGCAGGATTGTGGGCAACCGGCGGGCGAGCATCGTCTTGCCGGAGCCGGGAGGCCCGTTCATCAGGAGGTTGTGGCCCCCGGCCGCGGCGATCTCGAGCGCGCGGATCGCGTGGGTCTGGCCCTTCACGTCGGCAAAGTCGATCTCGTATTCCGTCTTCGGCCGGGCCGATTCTTCGTGCTGGAAGGGCTTGACATCGAGGGCGCCGTTCAGCAGTTCGACGGCCTCGGTGAGGTTCCGGACGCCATAGACCTCCAGCTCCGGCGTGATGGCGGACTCGGCCGCGTTCTCAACGGGCACCACGAGCCGCTCCGCCTTGAGGTTGCGACACATGAGCGCCACGCTCACCGCCCCGTCGACCGGGCGGAGCGAGCCGTCCAGGCCGAGCTCGCCGATGAACACGGTCGAGCGAAGGGCCGCCATCGGGACTTGGCCGCTGGCCGCCAGAATCGCCATCGCTATTGGCAGGTCGAGCGATGGGCCCTCCTTGCGCACGTCCCCTGGGGCGAGGTTGCACACGATCTTCGTGAAGGGGAAGCTCAGGTCGCTGTTGCGGATCGCGGTGCTCACCCGATCCTGGCTTTCTTGCACGGCTTTGTCCGGCAGGCCGACAAGGATGAACTTCGTCGCGCCGCCCTGCAGGTCGACTTCGACCGTCACGGGAACCGCTTCGATCCCCGCCAGAGTCGCCGCCAGGGCCTGCGCGATCATGCGGGGGAAAGCATAGCCCCGCTAGGGGAGCCGCGACAAGGTCAAAGTCAGCTTTGCCGGGACTTGGAGCTCGTCGCTCGGCATCGTGACGCCGGTGACCGTCACTTTCGCCTCCAGCGGCCAGCCCTTCGCGCGGGAGATTACAAAGTCCCCTTCCGCCGTGACCGGTTTCGGGACGTCGGTCTCCGCGAACACCATGTGTACGGTGGCCTTTTCCTTATCGAACGCAGTCAGCGTCCACTGCCATTTTGCGGCCGGCAGGTCGCCCACGCCCTCCGTCCGCTCCCAGGTTTGGCCAAGCTCCACCGGGGCGGCGAGATAGACAAGGTCGAGCGGGCGCAACGTGCGGGCTAAGAGGAAAGGCTCGGTGGGGCGCGGCGAGCGGTCGCGGACTTGGCCGCGCACGTCCCGCCTTTCACTCAGCTTCATGGGCACCGCTTCGTCGGAGGCGGGGTAGGTCTCGCCGTCGAACACATGCTCGGTGACGCTCGCCGCGACCTCGAGCGGGAAGAGGCCGTCGTCCCCCGGCTTGCCCACGGTCAGGCGCCATTCTTCCGTGAAACTGATCGCCTCGTCGTCCTCGGTCTCATAGGCGAAGACCGCGCGGTAACCGTGGACAGCCTCCTCCCGCATCTCGTAGCGTAGGGTCAAGGCGTCCTGGAAGAGGGCGAGGCTGAGGAGAAAAGTCATTTGACGGATTCGACGGGCGTCTCGTCCTTGTGGCGGTAGCCCCTTTCTCGGGCCAGCCGCTCTCGGCCGAGCGGGCCGTCCACGGCTGCGGCTTCCCGCGCGAGGTCTGTGCGGTCCTTTTCTGCCGCGCGCGTCTCTTCGGCGGCTTGGCGCTGCAAGTCGCGCTGTTTGCGGGCTTCCTGCCAGGGCTTCGCGCCGGCGACTGCGCCTGCGAGGGCTCCGACGGCCAAGGCGATGATGATCCATGTCGTCCGTGACATTGCTCTTCATTCTGACGGCCGACCTTGCCGTGCGGGTTCATACGGCGGGCCCCAAGGCCTCGCAAGACCCGCGCTACGCCTGCCGGACCAGCACCATGTTCGTCAGGCCGCGCGTGCCGGGCGGGTAGGCAGAGGTGACGACATAGGTGTCGCCCCGTTGCAGGACTCCGCGCGCGACAAAGCTTTCGCTCAGGAACGCGACCGCTTCGTCCGTGTTCGTGGTCGGCGGCATCAAGATGGATTGAACACCCCAGACCAGCGCCATTTGCCGCTGGGTCGATTCTTCGAACGCGGCGCAGAGGATCGGGGCCTTAGGGCGGTGCTTGCTCACCAGGCGCGAGGTCGTGCCCGTCGTGCTTGCGGTGAGGATCGCGCGCACGTGCAACGCGTCGGCCAGCGTCACCGCGGCCAGCGCGACCGCCTCGGTCGAAGAATCGGGGATTGGGCGCCCCGCGCCCATCCACGCCCGCGGCTCGTGCCCCAGTTCCTCTTCAGTCCGCTCGGCCACCCGGGCCATGGTGCGCACGGCTTCGATCGGGAAGCGGCCGGAGGCCGTCTCCCCGCTCAGCATCACCGCATCGGTCCCGTCGATGATCGCGTTGGCGATGTCGCTCACCTCCGCCCGGGTCGGCCGTGCGTGGTCCAGCATGCTCTCCAGCATCTGGGTGGCGGTGATGACGGGCTTGCCGAGCCGGTTGCAGCAAGCGATGATCTTCTTTTGGGCCAGGGGCACGTCTTCGATGTCCATCTGCAACCCGAGGTCGCCGCGCGCCACCATCACCGCGTCGGAGGCATCCACGACGTCCCCGATGGTCTCCAGCGCCTCCGGCGTCTCGACCTTCGCCACGATCTGGATCGTGTCGCTGTACTGCTCCACCACCCTGCGCAGCTGGCGCAAGTCGTCCGCGCTGCGGACGTAGCTCAAGGCGATGTAGTCCGCGCCGAAATGGACGGCCTGGCGCACGTCCTCAAGGTCTTTCTCGGTCAAAGCGGGGGCGTCGAAAGACTTGCCGACAAGAGTCACGCCTTGGCGCGACTTGATCGTGCCGCTCGTGACGACGGTCGCCTGTAAGTGGTGGCCTAAATCCGTCTCGATGCGGAGCTCCACGTCTCCGTCCCCGAGCAGGACCCGGTCGCCCGGGGCCATCGCGTCCCAGACCGCCGATTCCGGGGCCTGGATCGTCGCGGTCGGGTCGGGGCCGATCGTGAGGGAGTCGCCCGCAACGACTTCGATCTGGCCGTCCTGGATCTGGCCGATGCGGAACTTCGGCCCCTGGAGGTCGACCAGGATCGCGACGGGTGAGAACCCCTGGTCGCACTCGCGGACCCACTTGACGAACTCTCGCTTCGATTCCCAGTCACCGTGCGAACAGTTGAGGCGGGCTACGTTCATCCCAGCCTCGATCAAGAGCTCGACCTTCTCCGGTGAGGCGACCGCCGGCCCCAGGGTCGCGACTATCTTTGTCCGCCGACGCATCTGGCGTGGTAGTACCTGATTCCCCCGCCCTTTGGTGGGGGGTCACTGGATGTCCGGGATGCCGCAACCGATCGCCTGGGTGAGGGGCACCGAGACGGGCTTGCCCGCGAGGATCTCGTCGAGCGCCTCGCGCACATCCTGGCGGACCGTGCCTTCCTTAAACCGCCCGTGGTCGGAATAGGTCTCGTTCAAACGGCCGCGGTAAAGCATCGTGCCGTCCGGGCCGATGATGGCCACCTCCGGCGTGACCGAGATCGCCAGCTTCTTCACAAGTTCCAGCTTAGGATCCATAAAGCCCGGGAAGTTCAACTTGAACTCCTTCGCGTGGGCATCGATCTCCTCCTTGGTCACCGAGTCGTCCAGCAGCACCCGGAAGAAGCGGACGCCCTTCGGCTCGTAGGCCCCTTGGATGCGGGTGTACTCAGGCGTGAACCGGTTCGAGATGGGGCAATCGATGGCGATGAAGAGGAGGACAGTCGCCTTGAAATCGGCGTCCACGAGGTTGTGGGACGCCCCCTGGAAGTCGGTAACCGGGGTCGAAGGGAGTTTGATCGTGGCTTGGGGGGCCAGGATCGCGGCGGCCAGCAGCGTCGACAGCATCTCTTTGCTCTGACGCCCAAGAACGGCGTGTCGTCACCGTGCGTCAATGTAAGCTAGGAACGATGCGGTTTGGACGCCTCCTCATTATGGTCTCAGCGGCTGGAACCCTGCTTCTGGGCTTGACCTGGCCCTCGAGGCCGGTCGTGGGCGAGCCAGTGACCTTCTCGCGCTCGATCGCACCGCTCATCCAGACCAAGTGCACGCCCTGCCACACCCGTGGCGGGCCCGCCCCCTTCCCCCTGGAGACCTACCGCCAGGTGAAGAAGAGGGGCGACCTCGTCCGCCGCATGATGCTCACCCGGCAGATGCCGCCTTGCTATGGCGGAAGCGACTTCGGCGAATTCTGCTCGGCGGGTGGCCCGATCACGGACGAACAAGGCGTCCTCGTCCAACAGTGGTTGAACGAAGGGGCGCCAGAAGGCGAGCCGATCGAAAAGCTGGAAGTCCCTGACCCCACCAAGTGGCGCATGGGCGAGCCCGACGCCATCCTAGAGTTCGCCAACGGCGTCGAGACGAAGCTGGAGGGCCGGCCCTATTGGCAAGGGTACGCGCTGCCCCTGGGCGCGCTGAAGGGCAAGCGGCTCCGCGCCATCGACCTCCGGGCAAACCAGCCCCTCGCCATGCGCTACAGCCATTTCGGCATCGCCAAGGACGGGCTGACCCCGCAGCAGCTCGATCCCCGCGGATGGGAGACGGGCGGAAGCATCGAGCGGTTCTCCAAGAAGCTGGTCGGCACATGGGCGCCGGGCTACCACCCCTGGAAGATGCCGGACGGCGTCTCGATGAAGTTGGACTCGGACTATCTGCTGGTGCAGCCCCTCTACCTGCCCCGCGGCCGGCACGAGGACGCGGGCTTCAAGGTCGCTCTCTACTTCTCGGACGGCACGGCCGACAAGGAGCCGCAATGGGAGCGGGTCGGCGACGACCGCTTCGCGATCCCGGCGCCGGGCGCCGTCTTGCTCGAGCCGGTCGGCGAGCTCCCCCCCTGCCGGGTGATCGGCGTGATCCCAGAAGCCCGCTTCTTCTGCTCGTTCGCGGGCGTGACGGTAGGAGAGAAGCACCTCTTCCGGAGCTTCCGCTGGGAGCCGTACTGGACAGGTTCCTACTGCTTCCCCGAACCCGTCCCGTTCCCGCAAGGGGCCAAGCTCCAAGGGCGGTTCCAGATGGACAACGACATCCACATGGGCAACAACGAGGGAACGCGCCCGGTGCAGATCCTGAGCGGCGACGATGAGCGGGACGAGATGGCCCGCATCCACGTGCTCTACGTCCGGGACTGATTGAGGGTCGCGGCCAACTGCCGTCCGCCTAACAGGATCCCCGTCGGTCGCAAGGGGTCGAGCCAATACGCCAGCTCCCGCTCGTCTTCGCGGGGCCATAGGCAAATGTCCGCACGCTTCCCGGGGGCTAGCACCCCACGGTCACTGGAGCCCAGGCTCGCTGCCGCGTTCACGGTCGTCGCGACGAGCGCCTCGTGCGGGGTCATCCCGAGATACCGCGCGGCCAGAGCCATCACGAGCGGCAGGCCGTAGCCCGGCGAAGACCCGGGGTTGAAGTCGCTGGCGAGCACCACGGGTAACCCGGCCGCCATCATTTCAGGCGCGTCGGGATACTTCGCGAGGCCGAGGCCGAGCACGCTCAGGGGCAGGAGCACGGGCACGACCCCGGCCTTCGCCAAGGCCGCGATGCCGTCCGGCCCGGTGTGCTCCAGATGGTCGGCCGTCTTCGCGCCGAGTTCGGCTGCCAGCGCGGCCCCACCATGGTCGCCGAACTGGTCGACGTGGAGCCGCATCCCGAGCCCATGGGTCTTGGCCGCGTCGGCCAGGCGTCGGGCCTCTTCCGCTTCGAAATAGCCCTTCTCCACGAACATGTCCGCGTACTGGGCCCGTGCCGCGGCTTCCGGCAGCCCCGCCAAGACGACCTCCTCGAAGTAGGCCTCACGCCTCTCCCGGTACTCGGGGGGCACCGCGTGGGCGGCCAGATAAGTCGGCACGATCGGAGGGCCGGCGGTCCCGTTCGTCGCCGTATAGGCGTCTAGGATGCCGAGCTCGGATGCGACGCTTAAGCCGTACCCGCTCTTCCCCTCGATGAGGGTCGTGCCGGCCAGGGCCATGCGGTCTCGATGCCCCGAGACGACCTTTTCCAAGTCGGCCGGGCTCAACTCGCGCGTCGCCCGGACCGTACTGAGGATCCCGCCGCCCGCGGCGGCCACTTCCTGGTAGCTCGCGCCTTTGGCCCGAAGCTCGAGTTCCCGGTAGCGGCTCCCGCCAAAGCCGAGGTGGGTGTGGGCGTCCACCAACCCTGGGGTCGCGACGCCCCCTTGCGCATCGTGCGTTTCGTCGGCACCGGAAGGCGCGTCCTTCGCCTTGCCGACCCACGCGATGGTCTCGCCTTCCACGAGGATCGCGGCGTCGGTCGTGACCTCGACCTCCCAAGAACCGTGACACCGGGGGGTCGCCAAACGACCGATGTTCTGGATGAGAAGGCTCACGAGAGCCGCGTCACCAATCCGCTCGCGAAGTACATCAACGCCCCTGACCCAACAAGCGCCGTCAGCCCGGACGGATCGCGCTCCGGGTCGATCTCGACGATGTCCACAACGCGCACCCGGTGCGAGACCCCGCACCGCCGCACCGCGTCCAACAGCTCCCATGACGCGAAGCCGCCGGGCCTCGCCCCTGGGCAACCCGGAGCGAACGCAGAGTCGAGGCAGTCGATGTCCACGTCCACATAGACGGCCTCGCAGTGCATGGGAAGGGAAGAGATGGCGCGCGTGACCGCCGTCCCC carries:
- a CDS encoding YifB family Mg chelatase-like AAA ATPase, producing MIAQALAATLAGIEAVPVTVEVDLQGGATKFILVGLPDKAVQESQDRVSTAIRNSDLSFPFTKIVCNLAPGDVRKEGPSLDLPIAMAILAASGQVPMAALRSTVFIGELGLDGSLRPVDGAVSVALMCRNLKAERLVVPVENAAESAITPELEVYGVRNLTEAVELLNGALDVKPFQHEESARPKTEYEIDFADVKGQTHAIRALEIAAAGGHNLLMNGPPGSGKTMLARRLPTILPPLTLPEAIEVTRIHSACGIKSGREGLVWERPFRSPHHTTSYAALVGGGKNPKPGEISMAHLGVLFLDEMPEYDRDVLEALRQPLEDGVVSVSRVSASLDFPAECILIGAMNPCPCGYKGYPEAKCIGGASCERYASKISGPLIDRIDLHLTVPRLRPEELIGKPGGEPSEKLRERVAAARERQNQRFGKAKVNAKMTPREVKAAVHLDPDCAEFMKLVAGRLNLSARVYDRVLKVARTIADLASSEDVRREHLSEAVQYRGQDA
- a CDS encoding redoxin domain-containing protein, whose protein sequence is MLSTLLAAAILAPQATIKLPSTPVTDFQGASHNLVDADFKATVLLFIAIDCPISNRFTPEYTRIQGAYEPKGVRFFRVLLDDSVTKEEIDAHAKEFKLNFPGFMDPKLELVKKLAISVTPEVAIIGPDGTMLYRGRLNETYSDHGRFKEGTVRQDVREALDEILAGKPVSVPLTQAIGCGIPDIQ
- the pyk gene encoding pyruvate kinase encodes the protein MRRRTKIVATLGPAVASPEKVELLIEAGMNVARLNCSHGDWESKREFVKWVRECDQGFSPVAILVDLQGPKFRIGQIQDGQIEVVAGDSLTIGPDPTATIQAPESAVWDAMAPGDRVLLGDGDVELRIETDLGHHLQATVVTSGTIKSRQGVTLVGKSFDAPALTEKDLEDVRQAVHFGADYIALSYVRSADDLRQLRRVVEQYSDTIQIVAKVETPEALETIGDVVDASDAVMVARGDLGLQMDIEDVPLAQKKIIACCNRLGKPVITATQMLESMLDHARPTRAEVSDIANAIIDGTDAVMLSGETASGRFPIEAVRTMARVAERTEEELGHEPRAWMGAGRPIPDSSTEAVALAAVTLADALHVRAILTASTTGTTSRLVSKHRPKAPILCAAFEESTQRQMALVWGVQSILMPPTTNTDEAVAFLSESFVARGVLQRGDTYVVTSAYPPGTRGLTNMVLVRQA
- the hutI gene encoding imidazolonepropionase, which produces MSLLIQNIGRLATPRCHGSWEVEVTTDAAILVEGETIAWVGKAKDAPSGADETHDAQGGVATPGLVDAHTHLGFGGSRYRELELRAKGASYQEVAAAGGGILSTVRATRELSPADLEKVVSGHRDRMALAGTTLIEGKSGYGLSVASELGILDAYTATNGTAGPPIVPTYLAAHAVPPEYRERREAYFEEVVLAGLPEAAARAQYADMFVEKGYFEAEEARRLADAAKTHGLGMRLHVDQFGDHGGAALAAELGAKTADHLEHTGPDGIAALAKAGVVPVLLPLSVLGLGLAKYPDAPEMMAAGLPVVLASDFNPGSSPGYGLPLVMALAARYLGMTPHEALVATTVNAAASLGSSDRGVLAPGKRADICLWPREDERELAYWLDPLRPTGILLGGRQLAATLNQSRT
- a CDS encoding DUF4127 family protein: MRRRFLSLALGCLAAAAMAGGQQDARAERRVLLVPLDDRPATTQFAQMIGELAGVTVETPPAELLGRFTQPGRPEQIIEWLGPRMAGYEAVILNTDMIAYGGLIASRTDRTSYNLAIKRLRDWWRIRKTAPGTRVYAFSTLMRLAPTATRTASKWRLDLARYVELREAHRTSGDKNLLQSLKNLKERIPAGEIERYDVIRDRDHRIQQELVRMTNFGVFDYAVFGQDDARPTGPHVPETARLKAMATNLGVRDRTTFAEGIDQIGNLLLSRALVQAAQWSPVVRVVYADEAGRQKVAFYESDTIDNSLMEQIASSGARVARQGESFDYSLYVNTPDPREFALDAFLGSLKSEVDQGMPVAVADVNLGSSGTGDERVFRALTDEGRSSRVLAYAGWNTAGNTMGTTIPAANVYLLARKLGVDPVRREVALRAFILHRLVNDFEYHKYVRPLAYKMLDSTPGANREETYGSAFDQVDEMVREDLGSRLQQRFKEQLQGTRFFAGNRQYEVERLTDVQIKLPWPRAYEVKLDFKIEVAQTKGTPTSG